CTGGCGGATCGGGCCTATACCAAAGACCTGGAGCCGTTCTGGGATAGTGCCTGGGCGTTCATAAATGGAGTGGCTGACATGGTCAGCCACAGGCAGCCCTTACGGCAGACCGACACATGGGCCGAGCGCCGGTTCGAGTCCATCCTCGACGGCCCCGCGCTCCTGGACCAGGCTTATGCCTTGGTCCGGCGTTGACATACGGCCGCCTCAGAAGAGGCGGCCCTTTGCATTAGAACATTGGGAGGGACCCACATGGGCTGGTTTCAGGAATATGAGACACCAGCGGGCCAGGAGTATCTGAAGAAAAGGATTGATGAAGAAGCCCGCAGTTATGGCGAGTGGTTATTCCAGCATATGTACGGCGATTATGCCGATGACATAGCACGGGAGAAGAAGGAGGAGAAAGAGTATGGCAGTTCCAGAATCTAAGCTACCGGCCGTCGCCACACAAACCGGCTGGACCCGCGAGCAGGTGGAGCTGGTAAAGCGGACCGTCGCTAAAGAGGCGACTGACGACGAGCTGAAGATGTTTCTGTATCTCGCCAGCCAGTACGGGCTCGACCCGTTCAAGCGGGAGATAGTCTTCACGAAGTTCCAAGGCCGTCCAAGCTTCATCACTACCAGGGACGGCTACCTCAAGATAGCCATGTCGGACCCAGATTTCGACGGGTTACAGGCATTCGTGGTGCGCGAAGGCGATGAGTTTGAGATCATCGCCGAGGAGTTCCGGGTGCATCATAAATTCGGCGTCAAACGCGGGAAGATAATCGGTGCTTGGGCTGCTGCGTATCACAAGAAACGGAAACCTGTGATTTGCTACGTCGAGTTCGACGAATATTACAAATCTGATTGGAACACATGGAAACAGTATCCCTCAGCCATGATCCAGAAAGTAGCCGAGGCCTTTGTGCTAAAACGGCAATTCAACATAAGCGGTCTCGTCACGCGCGAGGAAATCGGTGTAGACATTGACATACCAGAATTCGAACGGGTAGATAATCCCCAATCCATGGAACGACCTGCCGAGCAGCCCACAGAGAAAGTCTCGCAAAAAACAGACTTCAGTTGGACACGTTTTTGGACAGTAGTCAAGCGCGATCTAAAGTTATCTGAAGACGACATCCACGCCCTAGCTGGAGTAAACTCGCTCAAAGACATGCGCCAAGACTGGTTGATGGCATTTCTGAGGCTCCTGGAAGTCGTCAAAAATTACAACGTCCCCAGGGATGCTTTGGCGGAAGACGTAAAGGCCCTCGGTGAGTTCAAGAATCTCAGTATCGAGGAGCTCAACAACTACGCCTCGGCACTTAAGCTGGAATACGGGGGTGAGGCCAATGGCTGAAGAAGTCCCGGTGGCGGCTTTCGAGTTAGTGTTTAGGACTTGATAAATAACACGCGGCTAAGTGTAGCGCACAGTGACAATGGTACCACTAGATGACTCCAAAGGTGTCAGGCCAGGCCGCATCTCGATAACTAAGAGCATCTTCCTGGGGTATCTAGATCAGCTAATGGATCTCTAAGAGATAACTGCTGCAAGGCTTGAGCGGGGAAGTGAATCTACAATGCGTCTACATAACCGACAGGTCAAGGCCGATTTCTGGCGCGACACGGAACTTATAAGAGCATTACCGCCGGTCGGGCTTATGTTCTACCAGGGGTTGTGGCACCTCGCAGACGATTCAGGGTGCCTCGAGGATGATCCATACGCGTATAAATTGCACCTGTTTCCTTTGTATGAAGAAGTAACGATAGAGCTTATCACGCGGTGGCGAGACACCCTCGTAAATCTGGGAAAGCTTATCAGGTACGAAGTAAAAGGTAAACCATACTTATTTCTAAAGAATTTCCATAGACACCAAAAACTAGACAAACCAGCCCCGCCCAACGAGTTCTCTGTCCCAATGCCACCATGGGTGGAATGGCAGCAGGGCGACTCCCGCCGAGAGAGCCGATACGTTGTCCGGGATATATCTGAGATCAACCAGGACGCGCCTGCAAGCTCAGGAGACAATGACGGGAAACAACCCGGGGCCGGTGAGGAACCGGCCCAGGACGTGTCCGAGACTGGTAGGGAACCAGTCCATGACGTGTCTGGGAATGATCCGGGACAAGATGAGGGTATTGTTCAGGACTTGTCCGGGACACGTCCGGGACTTGTCCGGGACACGTCCGGGACTTGTCCGGGACAGGTCCAGGACGTGTCGGGGACCTGCCGGGGGTTAGAACCTAGAACCAAGAACCTAGAACCTAAGAACCTAGAGAGAGAGAGTACTAGCGATAGTACCATCAACGAAGAGGTACAGGGGCCGCCAAAGGCAG
The nucleotide sequence above comes from Bacillota bacterium. Encoded proteins:
- a CDS encoding recombinase RecT, which produces MAVPESKLPAVATQTGWTREQVELVKRTVAKEATDDELKMFLYLASQYGLDPFKREIVFTKFQGRPSFITTRDGYLKIAMSDPDFDGLQAFVVREGDEFEIIAEEFRVHHKFGVKRGKIIGAWAAAYHKKRKPVICYVEFDEYYKSDWNTWKQYPSAMIQKVAEAFVLKRQFNISGLVTREEIGVDIDIPEFERVDNPQSMERPAEQPTEKVSQKTDFSWTRFWTVVKRDLKLSEDDIHALAGVNSLKDMRQDWLMAFLRLLEVVKNYNVPRDALAEDVKALGEFKNLSIEELNNYASALKLEYGGEANG